One Ovis aries strain OAR_USU_Benz2616 breed Rambouillet chromosome 4, ARS-UI_Ramb_v3.0, whole genome shotgun sequence DNA window includes the following coding sequences:
- the TCAF1 gene encoding TRPM8 channel-associated factor 1 yields the protein MATPSAAFEALMNGVTSWDVPEDAIPCELLLIGEASFPVMVNDMGQVLIAASSYGRGRLVVVSHEDYLVEAQLTPFLLNAVGWLCSSPGAPVGVHPSLAPLAKILEGSGVEAKVEPEVKDSLGVYCIDAYNETMTEKLVKFVKCGGGLLIGGQAWDWANQGDDERVLFTFPGNLVTSVAGVYFTDNKGDTSFFKVSKKMPKIPVLVSCEDDLSEDRDELLHGISELDITNSDCFPSQLLVHGALAFPLGLDSYHGCVIAAARYGRGRVVVTGHKVLFTVGKLGPFLLNAVRWLDAGRRGKIVVHTELRTLSGLLAVGGIDTSIEPNLTSDASVYCFEPVSDAGVKELQEFVAEGGGLFVGAQAWWWAFKNPGVSPLARFPGNLLLNPFGISITSQSLNPGPFRTPKAGIRTYHFRSTLAEFQVIMGRKRGNVEKGWLAKLGPDGAAFLQIPAEEIPAYMSVHRLLRKLLSRYRLPVATRENPVINDCCRGAMLSLATGLAHSGSDLSLLVPEIEDMYSSPYLRPLESPITVEVNCNNPGTRYCWMSTGLYIPGRQIIEVSLPESAASADLKIQIGCHTDDLTRASKLFRGPLVINRCCLDKPTKSITCLWGGLLYIIVPQSSKLGTVPVTVKGAVHAPYYKLGETTQEEWKRQIQENPGPWGELATDNIILTVPTANLRTLENPEPLLRLWDEVMQAVARLGAEPFPLRLPQRIVADVQISVGWMHAGYPIMCHLESVQELINEKLIRTKGLWGPVHELGRNQQRQEWEFPPHTTEATCNLWCVYVHETVLGIPRGRANIALWPPVREKRVRIYLGKGPNVKNWNAWTALETYLQLQEAFGWEPFIRLFTEYRNQTNLPTDNVDKMNLWVKMFSHQVQKNLAPFFEAWAWPIQKEVATSLAYLPEWKENIMKLYLLTQMPH from the exons ATGGCGACTCCGTCCGCTGCCTTCGAGGCCCTTATGAATGGAGTGACAAGCTGGGATGTCCCCGAAGATGCCATCCCGTGCGAACTGCTTCTTATCGGAGAAGCCTCCTTCCCAGTGATGGTGAACGACATGGGCCAGGTCCTCATCGCGGCCTCCTCCTATGGCCGAGGCCGCCTGGTGGTGGTGTCCCACGAGGACTACTTGGTGGAGGCCCAGCTCACTCCCTTTCTCCTCAATGCAGTGGGTTGGCTTTGCTCTTCCCCCGGGGCTCCTGTGGGTGTGCACCCCTCCCTTGCACCTCTGGCCAAAATCCTGGAGGGCTCTGGAGTGGAGGCGAAGGTTGAGCCGGAAGTGAAAGACTCCCTGGGAGTTTACTGCATTGATGCCTACAATGAAACCATGACTGAGAAGTTGGTCAAGTTCGTGAAATGTGGAGGAGGCTTGCTCATTGGAGGCCAAGCCTGGGATTGGGCCAACCAGGGCGATGATGAAAGGGTTCTGTTCACGTTCCCGGGGAACCTCGTGACCAGCGTGGCCGGTGTGTACTTCACCGACAACAAAGGGGACACAAGCTTCTTTAAAGTCTCTAAGAAGATGCCCAAGATCCCAGTCTTGGTGAG TTGTGAGGATGATCTCTCCGAGGACAGAGATGAGCTCCTGCATGGGATTTCCGAGCTGGACATCACCAATTCGGACTGTTTCCCATCCCAGCTGCTGGTGCATGGGGCTTTAGCCTTTCCCCTGGGGCTAGATTCCTACCACGGCTGTGTCATAGCGGCTGCCCGCTATGGCCGGGGCCGGGTGGTCGTGACCGGCCACAAGGTCCTATTCACCGTGGGTAAACTGGGCCCATTCTTGCTCAACGCCGTCCGCTGGCTGGACGCGGGCCGCAGAGGCAAGATCGTGGTGCACACGGAACTGAGGACTCTGAGTGGGCTGCTCGCCGTGGGGGGCATAGACACCAGCATTGAGCCCAATCTGACCAGCGACGCCAGTGTCTATTGCTTTGAGCCCGTGAGTGACGCAGGAGTCAAGGAGCTGCAGGAGTTTGTAGCCGAGGGCGGGGGCCTGTTTGTCGGAGCCCAGGCCTGGTGGTGGGCCTTCAAGAACCCAGGCGTGTCCCCGTTGGCGCGGTTCCCAGGAAACCTCCTCCTCAACCCCTTTGGCATTAGCATCACCAGCCAAAGCCTCAACCCGGGGCCCTTTCGTACTCCCAAGGCGGGGATAAGGACCTACCACTTCCGCTCCACCCTGGCTGAGTTCCAGGTTATCATGGGCAGGAAGAGAGGCAACGTGGAGAAGGGCTGGTTGGCCAAGCTGGGTCCTGACGGCGCGGCTTTTCTGCAAATCCCCGCTGAGGAGATCCCCGCCTACATGTCGGTGCACCGGCTCCTAAGGAAGCTGCTGAGTCGCTATCGGCTCCCGGTGGCGACCCGTGAGAACCCCGTCATCAACGACTGCTGCCGGGGTGCCATGCTTTCCCTGGCCACGGGGCTGGCTCACTCGGGAAGCGACCTCTCTCTGTTAGTCCCCGAAATTGAAGACATGTACAGCAGCCCCTATCTGCGCCCCTTGGAATCTCCCATCACCGTGGAGGTCAACTGCAACAACCCGG GCACCAGGTACTGCTGGATGAGTACTGGGCTCTACATACCCGGAAGGCAAATTATTGAGGTCTCCCTGCCTGAATCCGCCGCCTCTGCTGACCTGAAG ATACAGATTGGCTGCCACACCGATGACCTGACCAGGGCCAGCAAGCTGTTCCGAGGCCCCCTGGTGATTAACCGCTGCTGCCTGGACAAGCCCACCAAGTCCATCACCTGCCTGTGGGGGGGCCTCCTGTACATCATCGTGCCTCAGAGCAGCAAGCTGGGCACCGTGCCCGTCACGGTTAAGGGAGCTGTGCATGCTCCCTACTACAAGCTCG GGGAGACAACCCAGGAGGAGTGGAAGCGGCAGATCCAGGAGAACCCAGGTCCCTGGGGAGAGCTGGCCACAGACAACATCATCCTGACGGTGCCGACCGCGAACCTCCGCACGCTGGAGAACCCCGAGCCGCTGCTTCGCCTCTGGGACGAGGTGATGCAGGCCGTGGCCCGGCTGGGGGCCGAGCCCTTCCCGCTGCGTCTGCCTCAGAGGATCGTTGCCGACGTGCAGATCTCAGTTG GCTGGATGCACGCAGGCTACCCCATCATGTGCCACCTGGAGTCGGTGCAGGAGCTCATCAATGAGAAACTCATCAGAACCAAGGGTCTCTGGGGCCCCGTGCACGAGCTGGGCCGCAACCAGCAGCGGCAAGAGTGGGAGTTCCCCCCGCACACCACCGAGGCCACCTGCAACCTGTGGTGTGTCTACGTGCACGAGACGGTCCTGGGCATCCCTCGAGGACGAGCCAACATTGCTCTGTGGCCCCCGGTTCGGGAGAAGAGAGTCCGAATTTACCTGGGCAAGGGTCCCAACGTGAAAAACTGGAATGCCTGGACGGCCCTGGAGACGTACTTACAG CTCCAGGAGGCCTTTGGGTGGGAGCCGTTCATCCGTCTCTTCACCGAGTACAGGAACCAGACCAACTTGCCCACAGACAACGTCGACAAGATGAATCTGTGGGTGAAAATGTTCTCCCACCAAGTGCAGAAGAATCTGGCTCCGTTCTTTGAGGCCTGGGCCTGGCCGatccagaaggaagtggcaaccagcCTGGCCTATCTGCCTGAATGGaaggaaaatataatgaaattgtACCTCCTCACACAGAT